Proteins encoded together in one Felis catus isolate Fca126 chromosome B3, F.catus_Fca126_mat1.0, whole genome shotgun sequence window:
- the CHD2 gene encoding chromodomain-helicase-DNA-binding protein 2 isoform X5, which produces MAHKKREDYLNLSPSPCIFTWYRTYSQLAFDGGKPSHSASEEASGSDSGSQSESEQGSDPGSGHGSESNSSSESSESQSESESESAGSKSQPVLPEAKEKPASKKERIADVKKMWEEYPDVYGVRRSNRSRQEPSRFNIKEEASSGSESGSPKRRGQRQLKKQEKWKREPSEDEQEQGTSAESEPEQKKVKARRPVPRRTVPKPRVKKQPKTQRGKRKRQDSSDDDDEDDEAPKRQTRRRAAKNVSYKEDDDFETDSDDLIEMTGEGADEQQDNSETIEKVLDSRLGKKGATGASTTVYAIEANGDPSGDFDTEKDEGEVQYLIKWKGWSYIHSTWESEESLQQQKVKGLKKLENFKKKEDEIKQWLGKVSPEDVEYFNCQQELASELNKQYQIVERIIAVKTSKSTLGQSDFPAHSRKPAPSNEPEYLCKWMGLPYSECSWEDEALIGKKFQSCIDSFHSRNNSKTIPTRECKALKQRPRFVALKKQPAYLGGENLELRDYQLEGLNWLAHSWCK; this is translated from the exons tcacTCAGCATCTGAAGAGGCTTCGGGTTCAGACTCAGGCAGCCAGTcggagagtgagcagggcagcGATCCAGGAAGTGGACATGGCAGTGAGTCAAATAGCAGTTCTGAATCTTCAGAGAGCCAGTCGGAATCTGAAAGTGAGTCGGCGGGTTCCAAATCCCAGCCAGTCCTTCCAGAAGCCAAAGAGAAGCCAGCCTCTAAGAAGGAACGGATAGCTGATGTGAAGAAG ATGTGGGAAGAATATCCTGATGTTTATGGGGTTAGGCGGTCAAACCGAAGCAGACAAGAACCATCACGATTTAATATTAAGGAGGAG GCAAGTAGCGGGTCTGAGAGTGGGAGCCCAAAAAGAAGAGGCCAGAGGCAGCTGAAGAAACA agaaaaatggaaacgGGAGCCCTCGGAAGATGAACAGGAACAAGGCACCAGTGCAGAGAGCGAACCAGAGCAGAAAAAAGTGAAAGCCAGAAGACCTGTCCCCAGAAG aACAGTGCCCAAACCTCGTGTTAAAAAGCAACCTAAGACTCAGcgtggaaagagaaaaaggcaagatTCTTCTGATGacgatgatgaagatgatgaagcTCCTAAAAGGCAGACTCGTCGCAGAGCAGCTAAAAATGTTAG CTATAAAGAAGATGATGACTTTGAGACCGACTCTGACGACCTCATCGAAATGACCGGAGAAGGAGCCGATGAACAGCAGGACAACAGTGAAACTATTGAGAAGGTCTTAGACTCAAggctgggaaagaaaggag CTACGGGAGCTTCTACTACTGTATATGCGATTGAAGCTAATGGAGACCCAAGTGGCGACTTTGACACTGAAAAGGATGAGGGTGAAGTCCAGTACCTCATCAAGTGGAAGGGTTGGTCTTACATCCACAGCACATGGGAGAGTGAAGAATCCTTACAACAGCAGAAAGTGAAAGGTctaaaaaaattagagaacttcAAGAAGAAAGAGGATGAAATCAAGCAATG GTTAGGAAAAGTCTCTCCTGAAGATGTGGAATATTTCAACTGCCAACAAGAGCTGGCCTCAGAGTTGAACAAACAGTATCAGATAGTCGAAAGAATAATCG CCGTGAAGACAAGCAAATCTACATTGGGTCAATCAGATTTTCCAG CTCACAGTCGGAAGCCGGCACCTTCAAATGAACCTGAATATCTATGCAAATGGATGGGACTGCCCTATTCAGAGTGCAGCTGGGAAGATGAAGCCTTGATTGGAAAGAAGTTCCAGAGCTGTATTGACAGCTTCCATAGTCGGAACAACTCAAAAACCATCCCGACGAGAGAATGCAAG gcCTTGAAGCAGAGACCACGATTTGTGGCTTTAAAGAAACAGCCAGCATATTTAGGAGGGGAGAATCTGGAGCTTCGTGATTATCAGCTAGAAGGTCTCAACTGGCTTGCTCATTCCTGGTGCAAGTAG